tatatataaataattgagAAATGATATACTTAGAAACAAAAGTCTATTAAcaatatttacaaattttatgatttgtatttattaaatataatataggtATTAAACAACtacatttgaaaaataataattatcactaaATTAATATACAAATACTATCTAAAGGGCTAAATTAGCTATACATTACACAATTCAATGAGATTATGATCCACAATATTTTGTAAAGAAAGTTTATTccataacataataattataagaaacattgaaactttttaaaaataattaaatattaagtaaaaaaactactaataaatataaaataacctgccttatagaatatatatatataataaacaaatagttAGATAGCTAGATAACTAAGGGtccatttttttagttattaaatgttgaataaataaaaaattatttattaagagAAAAAAACATCTACATAACCCTTAATATATTCTCACTTAGTTAcatataatgataatgattaattaaagaCTCAGTCTAAAGTATATAAACATCCTGGTGCTAATAAAATGTACAAATACTACATAAAGGATTATAATAGTTATATACTAAACTACTCAATGGGACTATAACTCAAATATTTTACAAAGAAAGTTTATACTATAAATATGGTAATTttaggagatattgaaagataattttaattaataatatatccGTACAATTAGTATGCACATATATCACCGGCTACTTAAGATAGGCTAGAAAGAACAAAATAACATAcattatttataaactaaacaataatTCATTGAACAAATATTATACCATTTGAtactttatattaataaaataaaaacttaattgGAAAAATGAAAGAATAAAGATATACTCATATACCTCCTCAAGTCTTTATGATCAAGCCTACTTTAAATTAAACGAATTCGAATTAGAAAATTGGATTTAAAGTCatttatgaaaacaaaaaaaataaaatcattcaataaataaaattggaGAGTTACATCCAAAATCATTTTACTACCAATAATAACAACATAGATACTCAAATAATTATaggataaaacaaaaaacatatttttttcatctcaataaatgtgtcatattttgaatattcagggtatttattttaactttgactttaaatatagtcttttgtgttatataaacttTAATGATATTCATACTAatgaaaacacttttaaaatacataaattcatataactttcgtcaagtattatataacacagataaaaaaaatatttacggtcaacaagttgaattttgaaaatttaaaacataacgctttaatggactgaaaatAATGCTACTTTATCACTAATTGTAAAGAAAAACTCTCACTCTGTAGTAATATAggaatttgataaatttatgtCCTGCATCCAAATTATAAGAAACCATGGACATATTATGTTTCCTTTGAACCAAATAAGATTCCATGAGTCTAAATTATGACTTAAataaatcatataacaaaattagatgaaaaaaaaaattaaggggCGGTTTCCTTTCATGAGGCTAAAAATTACTATAAAAGTCATTTCATATAAAATGTAGTACATATAAAATGTAGTTATTGTTAAAGTACGTTTTAGAAAAATTGCAAACTACCTTTCTAGAATTACTCGTTTTAAAATATTCTTCCCAAATAAGATAAAACTTCAAACCGTaatttattcctaaataatagcaataaatttaaattaagtgTTTATCTAGTTGGCATGacctaaaaaacaaaacttaacCATAAAATTACACATTGGAAAAATGTTGATCTGGCAATTAAAGACTACAGCCACATAATCATTGGACTATTCTCTCTTATGATATAGAGAGATATTTGACTGATAATTAATCATAGGAGTTTTGAGTCCAACAAACCTTGAAACTCTAATTTTCTGGATCTTTATCAGCAATGTTTGATAACCACTTTGGTGACTGTCTCGCATCAAATATGATACATACTTTTCATAATAACAATCTTTAGCTAGAGCCATAATGCATGCTTTCAAATTCATTGACACAtcatttttacattatttttgttttatgataTGGTCCCAAGGTTTTCACAAACAACTAGACCAAAAtccctaattatatatatatacacacatatatatagtctaTGCAAGAGCAAAAGAGAGATATGAGTTTTAAGCCTCATTAGTTAACCCTAAAATCTGACAATGTCACAATAGGATTATTATATCATCGCTATATCTGTATATTTGGAGCTAAAAACTCGATTTTTTCCGTATAGGTTGAATAAAGATACCATGTTATTTATCCGTTAATATGGAAAAGTAAGATGGACCGTGAACTCCCATAATCATCTTGGTTCTTGCATAGTTGCATGATATAATAATACCAAGTAAAATAAGTGGATTAAATGTCATGAtcactttgaaatataaaatcGAAAATGGCTAATAAAGTGAATTTATAAAACCATGAGGTTCAACTAGACATAGAAAGTATATCGAGGGGGGTgtgaataaaattattaaaaggtTTCTAGagtaatttatatgttttgtggAATAAGGACGAAGAATACGATGTCCAAACACAAGGGGGGCGGCAAAAGGATCCACACAAATTTACACAATCGAAACCCCTCATAAGAAATATATCCACACAAACACATGATATTGCGGAGACACGGAGCCGCTCCTGCCCAATACCTTTGGAACACCACCATTACCACACACGTCTTTCTATATCTATTCAACCTCTTTTAACTTAACCATAGTTATTTCTAACCCCAATTAACCACACATCaacgagtatttttttttcttcccgtgtataatttctatttttgtaaAGATAAAATAACAACTTCTTATATCTTTTGTTTGAActtacttttataaaaagtgtacttGTTAAAATTAGGTAAAACCTTTGgatttctttctttcaaaaggTAAATCGTTCATGtcattatgatttatgaatcgaagttaatagtaataaaagagatcatttagattttataaaaacacatattCCCTTTTGAGAGAAACTTATATATGAAATCACATGATGATTcacttatttaacttttttaaaatatattttcccATGCTGCtaaaaatgattttaacatATACTTAAAAAACCAATCTTATTAAATATTGTATCCACCAACAAACGACCCAATAATTCCCAAACTTCCTAAATATTATCTCTCTCTGTCTATATATGTCCCTTTACTCCCCTCATATCTTGCACATACTTGTTCCCACTTTTCATCAGAATTCCTTCTAATTATCATCAAAAAAACAACATTAACAATTGGTATATGAACATCAAGCCTCCACATCGATCAATATGAGTTGTAACGGCTGTCGAGTTCTTCGAAAAGGGTGTAACGATAATTGCATTCTTAGACATAGTCTTCATGGGATCTCTACTCCTCAAGCTCAAGCCAACGCCACGGTTTTCGTCGCTAAGTTCTTCGGCCGAGCCGGTCTCATGTCCTTCCTTTCCTCTGTCCCTGAATCCCAACGCCCTggtaattataatttactcataTATGTTACCGTCTAACTAAGTGAcccaataaaaataattgtacCTAGCCAACTTTAGACCTACAAGTTaaacattattaatttgttcTCTAAAAAAAGTAAATCGGCTagtgtaaaaaaaaacataccacAGTAACTTCTAATACAAGTtaataaatgacaaaaataaaaaaaaaaaaaaatccatgtaACAAAAACATGTACGATAAAATATTGTCCATATATACTTACTAAACtactgtattattttttttttaatgattaaagGTACAAGTGTCTAGTGTGAAGTTGTAATTACTAATTACTAGTAATTACTAGCTCGTTGTGTGGAAGTTATTATTTCGTACATAACAATTATTTTTGTACATTTATGTGactaatttttgtttgttgtttgcTTTATTTATAGCTTTATTTCAGTCTCTATTATTTGAAGCATGTGGACGAACAATAAATCCGGTAAACGGAGCAGTAGGTTTGCTCTGGACCGGGAACTGGCACGTTTGCCAGTCCGCGGTCGAGACCGTGCTCCGAGGCGGGAGCATACGCGCCATGCCGGAGCTATTTTCCTCAGTTGGAAATACAACCGGTGTTAATGAAAATGAGGATGCTACATCAGAAGACATAAATTGTAACTTTGATGTGTCTAAACTAACGGCAGAAGATCTGAATTTAGGACTTATTACGTCATCATCAGGAAATGAGAACTGGAGTACCATGATGGATAAACGGAGATCGGTAACGCCGTCTGATGTGTCTGAAACGACGACCTTTGATTCCACTTGTAGTGAAACAAAGCTTTTGAGACtctttttataaagaaaattaaatcGATCTATAGATATAGCTAACTGCTGTTTCACAGGCTAATTATTTATCCTGTCAtaaatttgtagttttttttttcttttctttttttgatcgGCAAAGAGATGAGAACTATATATGAGATGTACGTTgcatatataactaaaacatatGCTACGAATATAATATGTGGTTGATATACTACAATAATGTTTCTGAACTATTTATGATACAAATATTCGattattaatattcaaacaTCCAAATTgcactattattttatttatgatttttattattaattatgcgGTGAGTTTTGATCGGAATACGttcataaataatattatttttgttttatatcatTTGGAATATAACGTTTAGTTCTTGGGAGTcgatttttttaaacataaactcAATATCTTCCGTTACATTTTGTTCTTTTAGCAAAATGTAACACCCGATCAGGCGATCAGTGTTGTTAGTTATGAATTTAATAGGAACTTGATACCGTGAGACCAGTGAGCACTTGTTTTCGTGAGATGTATAAATGTAATAGATGGAGGGTAAAATTTGTAAATTGTGAAAAAAGGAGAAGCTAATTGGTGGGTTAAACAGGGGTTGATGGAATTTGATTGGCTCTTGCATCCCATCAGGGGGCATGTCCAAATTAGATAGTATGTGGATGAGATGCAGAGTATAAAATATTTGATAGTGGTGGGGTCCAAATATTGGCAATATCCATTTCAGGGGGTGGTAGTAAATATTAAAGGATGATTagtaggggtgagtatggatcagtttggtttggtttttgccTAAAATCGAAATCAaaaccgatccattcggtttttagaaaaaccaaaaccattggattcggtttttgttcggttcggtttctcggttttccggttcggtttggatcggtttcggtttttttaataaattttgttttttaagttttttaaaaatattatgttataaatttaactttcaatacagagaagctttttattaagtaattatattttttagatgttaaaatttgtataacttttataaaacgaattgtttttactgcacgtttttattaaaaatatacaatttgtattgatttatacaataaaaagataaaaagattaaattattaacatatttataaattataagttataaattcaaatgtaatatgatataaaaataaaataaattaaaatatatttagttcggTTCAGTTCGGTTatgatcggttttttggcatatgaaaccgaaaaccgaaccgctccgttcggtttttagaaaacgaaaaccaaaccaatggatttcatccggttttcggttttttcggtttgattttgtcggtttttttcggtttttggttttccggttcagtttttgctcacccctaatgATTAGCATCAGCAAAGAAAGTGACGACAATGAATTAAATAGAACTCTTTCTTTTACGCATACCTgacataaaaactaaaattctCGAAAACCCCTTAATAATTCACTCTTATGaatgtaggaagtgagattTAAACCCTGATGGATTTTTTCAAGgttaaaaaccttaccaataGGCCACCAACccattaactaattaaatacaacttattttcaatttatttgttttatcattttaacttttaaaatttgtcTAGTTTAACCATTGTGTGACTCAAAtgagtattaaaataagataataaaATCTTGTTATGACATGTCATGGTTTAGCTTGTAAACTTGTGCAAACGATATGAGGAATGTTGAAACCTTAATTGTATAGTGTCTTGAGAAGACAAATGTAAATTTTAAATGGTATCTAATAATGCTTGTAAGCTAAGTTATGGtatgttatatttatcttaAGAAAATATTATTGTCCACCGTTACAATATTCGAgttacacaaaaaatataagtttcaaAAGTTCGTTTGTTATTTGAAACATTAAAAGTACGATGGTTAAAATGAGACAGAATAGATTTTgcctttttcattattttatatcaatacCTAAGAAAGtatgaaaggaagaaacaagTAAACTACAAGGTTGGTGGCTAATTAATGGTAAAAACTTAACTTTTTGGCTGTAGAATTACAGATACATGAAGGTCTTAAGTTTAAATTCTAAATTCTAGACTCAAAAAGTTATACACCCTTTAGCAACAAAGTTTCATAGGTGACGACTTCACTATTTGTAAGGGTGTTAGCATCACCTCCATCCACCCCTCACTTATCATTCACTTCCAACCAATCTTCCTATGCCACCTCAAATCCACTACTAATTCAAATTTTATTGGCATTGTCACCACTTATtacagttttatttttaattttaaaactaaaattccATTAAACATtaacacattacataatattactaaaaacataaaaacattacataataaaactaaaacacataaaaacattcaaaaaattaaaaaacaatatatatatatatacacatatatataaatcatcacATGTTCTACTCTTCAATATCGTCGAGATATGGTAAATCTTGGGCCGCAATATGCTCCGTGTCGGAGCCAAAAATGTGTCTTCTCGTCCTGTATCTCATGTAAACGATCATGCTCATTGTTCGGTTGGACCCGGGGATCTCCAATATGGACCGGACTGATAGCGCGACCGGCGTCCTGTATAATCATGTTGTGCATTATGACACATGCATAGACGAGGTTCTTTATTGCTTTCACCGAGTGTTGTTGAAACGGTCGACAAAGGATACCCATTTCTGCTTGAGAATACCAAAGACGTGTTCAACATCCTTTCGAGCTGACTCATGTAGCCGCTTGAACTTTTTCTCGTTCGGATCGGTTGGATATTTGTACGCTTTAACAAAAGTAGACCATGTGAGATATATGTCATCCACTAGATAATAGCCACGTTTGTACATGTGGCCATTCACAATGAATGGGTAGTTAGGCGTCGTGCCCATATGCTCGGAGAGGAACAATGGAGACTGCTCCAGAACGTTGATATTGTTAATGCGTGCCATATCCACAAATCATGAGAAGTCGTCGCCTCCATCAACTCGATTGGACACATTTCTAAACGAAATGTGTACAATCTAGGCTCCCAACATATCAGGTAGGTGATGTCTCTTCTCATGTGCTTCGTACAATCGCAAAATATCATGCGTTGTTGGTTTACGCAAATATTGTTTCTCATACATCTCTACAATGCCGTTACAAAAAAGCTGGAGACATTCACGTGACGTTCTTTGAGCCATCTCCAAGTACTCATCATACTCATCCGGTAGGTTACCGGTTGCAAGCTGCCTAATGACGGACGTACATTTCTGTATTGCGGTAAAACTCTTTTTTCATCCTACCATTATAACCTCCATGAAAATACTCATACCGCAACTCAAGTGCACAATCTTTAGAAATAAACGTTTAGGCATACGATACATATCCTCAAAAAAATCTTCATCGAATTTTGGTTCATCGGAAAAAGTACTCGCGGAAAAATCTTTCTCCAGCTTCCCAACGGTTGTGGTTAGCAACTTTACGCTTTGACCTTGCCGTAGAACTTTTAGCATCGGCCTCAAATCGCATCTGCAAATACTTCCAAACTACTATCATCAGATCATTCAAACGGTTCATCTAGTAAAACCGTAAATTCAAATCATTTTGCCATTTGTGAAAATGagtttgtttttgtgtgtgtgatttgaaatggaagaaaaaagGTGTggtatataaagataaataaaaaaaaaacacaaaagtaCCAAATCTAGCCGTTAACCCCCTCCAACGGTCACAAGGCCGTACTTTCCACGCGAGTGGAACTTCCACCAAAAATCGACCGCCCACACGTGTATCGGCGGTGATGTTCCACGCGTGGTTGCACCAACCACTCGGCTTTAACCCAGCTGCCAACATACTAACACTAGTCAATTTGCACAATAAGTCGACTATATCtggaataaaagaaaaatggaaaacacAAAACAAGAAGTGTGAGTCAATTTGACTAAACATGTAGGGTCCAATTTTCTGGTGCCATCCAACTGTTGTGTGTTGCTGCATATGCCCAGCTAGCCATATGGTAGGTCCCTTTCTTTTCCTTAATTATGAAAATGTCAAGTTAACCACTCTAGATAAATGAATTACTTAATTCATGTAAACAAACACTCAATGTTTGCTTGTTTACAAAAACGCTAGCTTAATGTACAATTACCAATGCTTTAAATCTTCTTTTGATAATAGAGACAATGTTAAACTAATACTAAGATGACCTAGTAATTGTACTAATGAGATCCTAGGttcaatttataaaaataaatatttttggtgGTTAGTAACAGAGTTCAAAAACAGGTTATGGAGATATCCCGTTTAAAAAGCATATAGATGAGCCAATGATTCATCCTCTTGGGGTAGCATAATCCGAAAATTTACCACATTCAATTCATTCCATTTctgtaataatataaaaatcaaagaaaCAAGTTTTCATAAGAAATATGATCAAATCTTTAGTGATTgaagtacttttttttttttttttaattatgaataaaGGTTTCCAATTTAAACCTCACAAGTCATAGAAAATTCATTTGAGACAACGTCTGCATATATATCTTGATCATTCGTGTGAAATGAATTTTTTGCATAATCGTTCGGTCACTAAAATAAAAGTCATTCTGAAAAGCATACCAATATATATCCCATCATAGTGAAAAGGATCCAAATGAATCAGAAATGAATCCTATgcaatcatatatatacttgataaTATCATATTGAGTGTGTTTTTTAATCTTTGTGAAAGGACACTAGTACTAATATAAGCCtagaaaacaatatattttgatTCCCTTTTTTGATTGACAAAACATGGCTTACGCAACAAATATAATACATCCCATATCTTTGTAACCAGTTTATTATCATATTAAGACCATACCATCCTCGTCGTTGTACAagtcttgttttgtttttatgtgtAATATAATACAGGTGACCGACAATTACATGGAGATCATAGTGTTACAAGGTTAAATAAATCGCTCTAATTACATATGTCAATATATACACATCGGGTCATCGGTGCTCTATCTTCCGTGCACCAAAGAGATTTGTAGCATATACGTTCCCAATTTACGGTCTTGGACATGTAGCATTTGTTACCGcaacatgttatatatatatgccggTGTTTATATGTGCACGTatatagatttatttatttatttaattttttttttttttggaggtATTTTGCGTTATTGGTATTACCTCTAGGCTCCTAGGGAAGTCTACATGACATATTAATACTTGCAAATTATGCTAATGAAAGCTTTCTCTTTTGCTTTAGCGATTGCAAGCTTGATAAGTTAACATCTAACTCACATCACCATCAGGAATAATAATATGGATCCGAAAAGAAAGCAGTTTAGAAAAATCGGAGGTGATATTGAACTCAAACAAAGTTGTAGTGCATTGATGAACCCGCTACCTAAATTATCTGAATAAGCTAATATTAAGTTGAGAATTATGTCTTGATTTGGGTTTTGGGTCTTATAGATCtgtttttcggtttttgttgttgtttgagAAGTGGCAGTCACAATCCAATATTCCAGTTAATATAAAGTATGTTGAATGGAGGACTTGATGGGGTTGTTTCAGGTTTCAactctttccttttctttgatGATACAATCCGCGACCCAGATGGACCCAaggtttgacaatatttatgacatcatttagCGTTCTAACAAATATTTGTCCTTAAGATGTTTAAAAGATATGTATGCAACTAATCACCCTTTAATAATCCTTGGTATTTTATGAATTCATGTGATTATGTAATTCATGCCATAGATAATGTAACTAATAATTCTTGCCATGGATAATGTAACTAATAATTCTTTGTGCTACATAACAATATAAGATAATACTCCTATAATAAGGGGGCACCCAAgaacacttttgatgacttttaaaaCCAGATTACGAGACAAAGCAAACAGACAACATGTAATGGAAATGGTCCACACATTAGGCATTATGAAAGCCCCAACTTGAACTGCTTTTTTTGAGGACTTATCAATGAAGTAAGAAATAGAGGAAGCCAAAACCATGACTAAGCCAAAGGTTCATTGATAGTTTGATAACTCTACAAATAATGCCAGAATCGTATTCATTGACAATCAAGTTTAGAGAAACTGAACATATAAAAGATGACGAAGGTACGTTAAGACTTtacaaaatgaaagataaaagcaaaagaaatgtttctttttatcATCTGATGGCTGAATGGTTTGACCTTTTAAGCCGCCCTTCCTTGCTTGGCCACTTTCCTTTCCTCTTCTTCGGCTTTAAGCCATGCAGCCTGTAAAGGAAACAAAAACAGCTAAGTTCCCATATCCAAGGTCAATCACACAGACAGATCGCATATAGCAGAAAGTTGAAATTAAATGAAACTTACCTTGTCTTTTTGAAGTCTAGAGACATGTGGGCGCACGGAGTTCCCGAAACTCACACCACCCCACGCTTCTTGCAACTCTCTCTCCCTTGCTTCTCGCTTTGCCACCAATGGGTTTTTCATCTCATTAACAGGTTGTTCCACAGCAACAGCCACCTTTTCTCTCTCGAGTCTTGATTTATGCTTTACTAGAATTTGGTCCAAACTACCTTCACCATGCTCCAAATCCGACTTTCTGTcttttcttttcacttttacATCCTCATTCGTGTCCCTAAATGCCATTTTCTCTTTCTCAAGTTTTGAAACATGCTTTACCAAAATACTATCCAATCCTTCAGCACGGTTATCAGCATTTAGTTCATTTTCTTTACTCCTTTCTTTATTCGTGTCGAcattttctttttgcttttttgCTTCTTGTACCTCTCGTTCAAGACGTGACACACGTTTCACCAAAACCTGATCGAGGCTCGGTACATCTTTCATTTCGTTTTTCAATCTTTCAGATTTCTTACCCTTTGGCTCATATTCATTCCCAAACTTTCTTTTGCTCTCTTCTATTTCTTTCTCGAGTTTTGAAGTGCGCTTGGTTAGCATACTTCCCAAGTCAGTAACTGAAGCCTCTGGCTCTTTTGAAATCTTCTTATCTTTATCAGATGTCTCTTTAGTTCTAGCATTCCTTGCATCTTGTATCTCCTTTTCAAGTCTGGTCATCCGTTTGACCAGAAACTTGTCAAGTCCTGGAAGCTCTTCTTTGCAAGAAACCTTCCCATCATTGATGCCATTTTCGGCTTTTGCTAGAGCAGCATTCAAACCACATGTTGCAACTATGGTGGCGAGAGATGCAAGTTCTTCTTCCTGCAAACACTTCAGCCTTTGAAACATCATATCAACAAGGTTTTCCCTTTGTTTCTCCTTGGACAATTCCATCACACTTTTGTGGGAATCTGATTCAAATTCAGGTGCAACATCTGAATCATATTCTGGAGCGGAGTCATATAGATCTTGACAGTGTTCATCTAAATCAGGATTCTCACTGatttttttcaagatttcttTGAACTCTTGTTTGCCTATGGATGCACAGGTTGAGAGCCTGACGAATGCAGCTTTCACAGCAGAAGCTACCTGTTTATCCACCTCAAATGCTGTATCAAACGACGTTGTAACCTTATGTGTAGTTGATTCTCCTCCATTTACAGCAGATGTTTCAATCTTACAATGTTTTCTAGGTAAATCTTGGATGTCATACATGATTACTCCAATTTCATTGGCAGATTCAAAAGCTTCAGTGGCAGTTTTTTCTGCTTTCACCAAAAGATCTTCGGCTTCTTTACTTTCAATCCTGTGAGCACAAAATCAAGTAATTAAGTAGAAGTTAAATAGTAACATAAAACAATAAGAATTTGCGAGGATTTGTAGATAACCTAGCTGCACGAAGAATTCGACACCAGGATGCTTCAACCAGTGCAGCCCTTCGAGCCTCGATTGCCCTGTGAGCAGCTTCCCTGACAgccattttttcttttaaaacttttgaGAAATGGGGATTTGTGTCACCAAGTGTCTCGTCTAGTGTTGAGTTCATGCCATCCACTTCCTGAGATAgatgtattattaaaaaatcaatcataTGGTTGGGCTTTTCAGACTAAATGCAGTGACCACAAAGGCTTGATATGTTACACTACCTGAAGCAACTTCAATTTTCTTGTAAGGTAGGAATCCCCTTTTTTGCGTGGAAACCAGCTGAGAGGTGAAGTTTTACGGCGATGTGGCTTTTTCATCTGAGCTGTCAATCTGCTAAGCAGCCTCGGGCTTGATTGATTTCCTTCTTTTGATACCTTATTCTATATTTTCCATGGAATAATacccaaaatcaacaaaatttaAATCACAATAACCAAATTCCCCGTGATCTTATTAAGCATAtttcaaaataatatgaaacaaaaaaaccTAGCTATATCAAC
The sequence above is drawn from the Erigeron canadensis isolate Cc75 chromosome 4, C_canadensis_v1, whole genome shotgun sequence genome and encodes:
- the LOC122596708 gene encoding centrosomal protein cep290 translates to MKKPHRRKTSPLSWFPRKKGDSYLTRKLKLLQEVDGMNSTLDETLGDTNPHFSKVLKEKMAVREAAHRAIEARRAALVEASWCRILRAARIESKEAEDLLVKAEKTATEAFESANEIGVIMYDIQDLPRKHCKIETSAVNGGESTTHKVTTSFDTAFEVDKQVASAVKAAFVRLSTCASIGKQEFKEILKKISENPDLDEHCQDLYDSAPEYDSDVAPEFESDSHKSVMELSKEKQRENLVDMMFQRLKCLQEEELASLATIVATCGLNAALAKAENGINDGKVSCKEELPGLDKFLVKRMTRLEKEIQDARNARTKETSDKDKKISKEPEASVTDLGSMLTKRTSKLEKEIEESKRKFGNEYEPKGKKSERLKNEMKDVPSLDQVLVKRVSRLEREVQEAKKQKENVDTNKERSKENELNADNRAEGLDSILVKHVSKLEKEKMAFRDTNEDVKVKRKDRKSDLEHGEGSLDQILVKHKSRLEREKVAVAVEQPVNEMKNPLVAKREARERELQEAWGGVSFGNSVRPHVSRLQKDKAAWLKAEEEERKVAKQGRAA
- the LOC122596125 gene encoding LOB domain-containing protein 37-like; protein product: MSCNGCRVLRKGCNDNCILRHSLHGISTPQAQANATVFVAKFFGRAGLMSFLSSVPESQRPALFQSLLFEACGRTINPVNGAVGLLWTGNWHVCQSAVETVLRGGSIRAMPELFSSVGNTTGVNENEDATSEDINCNFDVSKLTAEDLNLGLITSSSGNENWSTMMDKRRSVTPSDVSETTTFDSTCSETKLLRLFL